The sequence AGCTGCCGCGGCATGGTGACCCACAAGTGCCGCGTCTCGAGCGCAGCCGATCGCATGGCGCGCCACGCGGCGGTGGCTTCTGCTTGGCGTGACGTGGCCTCGGCGCCCGTCGCAATCGCTTCCAGCCGGCGATAGGCGCGATCTACATGCGGCGCACCGGGCGCAAAGGCCGTCGCCGCGCGCCGCGCGTGCAGGGTGGCCAGGGCCAGGTCGTCCTGATTGAAGGCGCGATCCGAGGCACGCATTTCCGCTTCGCCGTCGGAGACCTGGCGAAGCGTGAAGAGGCCCAGCGCGAGCACCAGCGCAGCGCACACCCCCGCCGTCGCGCGCAGCAGGCGTCCGAGGGGCAAGGGGCGACGCAAAGTGGAAGTGCCGAGGCTCATGCGAAGTCCCGCCTGCGAAACACCCAGCTCGCGAGCGCCAGCAGCAGGGCCGCCCACGCCACCGCCTGGACCGCCGCCAAGCCTATGTAGCCGCCCAGGCTGTGGCTGGGATCTTCCCCCGTCAGCAGCGGCCGAGGCGGCGCGTACAACATGAGATTCGGCACCACCTTGCTCAGCGCGGCGCCCAGGTCGTGCAGGGTGGTGCCGAACACTCGCTCGGGCAAGCGCGCCAAGGTGTCGGCAGAGCGCCCCACGACGAAGATGCCCAAGGTCAGCACTCCCGTCAGAAACGGAGAAGAAAAGCTGGAAAACAGCGTGGCAATGGCCGCCACGACGGCGACTTCACAAACGGCCAGGGCCGCAGTGCCGAGCACGACACGCCGGTCGTCTCCCGCGCCCACCGCCAGCACGTACCCCAGTACGAGAAGTGTGGCCGCCCACGGTACTGGCATCAGGGTCCGCCAGCGCGGCAGCTTGTAGGCCAAGCCCGCGAACAGCAGGCTCGCCCCCAAGCCGGCCCCGAGGGCGAGCGCGGCGTTGGCGCCGACGAGCATGGCTAGCGCGATCAACAACGCTCCGGCGTTTGCAGCGACGAACACAGCTAGGGTCAGCACTGTTCCCAGGTACTTGCCGACCAGGTACTCCGTGCGCGACAGCGGACGAGCCAGGATCGGAAACAGGGTCTTGAGCTCGAGCTCGCGATAGAGCGAGGTCGCACCGATCACGATGGCGACGATCACCGCGTAGAACGAGATCGACGCGGACCCCAAGTCGCTCACGACTCGCAGGCTATCTTTGAGGGCGAACTGCCCGACCACCAAGGCATAGCCCGCGGTGGCCAGCGCCAATCCAAATAGCCCGTGCAAGACGCGCGCGCGAACGGCTTCGCGATAGGTGTTCTCGCTGATCACGAGCACGCGGCGCAGCATGGAGTCCGTTTTAACCCCGAGGCCCGCTTCGCGAAAATTTGTCACGTTTCGTCGCGCGCGCGCCGGCCCCCGCTGCCCAAAAAACCCGAGTGTTCGCCGCTACTTATTGGCGAACTTTGGAAGCTCTACATGCTCTCGAATGCGTGCCGGGGTGGCGAGGACCAGGTTCTGCACTCGACTCTCGAACAGCATTCGAGCCAGGCCAGGGCCGAGATCGACGAGGGCCGCGACGGTAACGAGGCTACGACGGCCGTCGATGGGTTCGGCCCTGAAATACCCCCAGGTGTCCTTGATGTCGTGGGGTCGAGAGGCGTCCAGCCAAAACCGCACCTGGCTGCCCTGGCGAGCGATCACCACGGAATAGGTCGCGCTGACCAAGGAGTTGCCCTGCTCCAGTTCGACCACGGCTTGACCCTTTTTGCGCGCGATCACGGCGGAGCGCCGAGTGCGTGGCAGCACGTGCTTGAGGGCCGCATAGTCCGAGAGCTGGCGCAAGACGACTTCCGGAGGCGCGTCGACGACCACGTAGCTGACGCCCCCGACGAACCGCGACTCGTCGTTGGGTTGCCACTGCATCGGGCGGGACACGACCGCGCCAGCTTCCAGCTCGCGCAGCTCATCAGAACGTAAGCCCGCGCGAGGTGCCAGACGCGAGCGGATGAACCCGGCCCGAGCCGGAGCAATGCGCGGAGCAGCAGGAGGCGCAGTTTGCTCCGCTCCGTCTGCGACGGCGATCGTTGGGTTCTCCGCGGCTACTTGCGCCTGGACGGGCCGAGCGAAGGCGGCGGCCGCGAGGATCATCGCCTGTCCGCTACGCCGCCACACCACCCGCCACATCATGCGGACAGCACTGTATCGGAGATCGCAGTGAGCCGACAGCCCAGGCAGATGCCGCTGGTTCGCGAATGGGCGGGCGACGCTCGTCCAACGCCGCAGAGATCTCCGCCATCTACCTGGTATTGCAGCGCTTCTACCGATCAACGGCGCTCACGGGGGACCCACGAACACATCCAGGAACCAGGGCCCGGCATCACCACTGTAGCCGTCCACCTGCACGAAGTACGCTCCCGGCTCCAGCGTCAGATCCAGGAAGCTCTTGTCCACGACGTACCCCGCCGCGCAGGCGTTGACGATCTCCGTTCCCGGGCAGCTCGGCCCTTTGCGCACGTCGAGGAGGGTGGTGTAGCCGCTGCCGCGCATGTCGAGTACGACGCGGCGCTTCTGAGTGAGCACGAGCTTGAGCATCTGCTCGGGCGCGCCCGTGGACGCACCCGGCGCGAAGTCGCAGCCCGCGGAGTAGTCCGGACTCGCGTTGGCGGTGTTGCCCTGGAAGAACCCACCCGTCTCGGGAATGAGCGGCGCGTCGTCGCAGGTGTCGCCGAAAGCGACGAACACGGGAGCAACCGCGGCCCGGGTGAGCGCCGATAGCTCCATGGGACTTCCGGACACGCTCTCCACCACCGCACGGTAGCTGCCCGCCGCCAGAGCGTGGCGCGCCACCCGCACCGGCGACCGATCCCCCGTGGTACACTCCAAGAGCTGCTTCGGCGCGCTGCAGGGCGCCAGCGCAAGCGCGACAGCAGCGGTATCGTCATCAGAAATGCGATTGACCAGCATCACGTCCGACGTCTGGGACAGGTCGAGGCTGAATGCGGCGTCCACTGCGCCGGGGAGGCAGCCGAGCTTTGCAGCGTCCACGTGCCCCTGCAGAGACACCGCGGTCTTGCTGAAGGGCGGGATCGCAGGCGCCCCGACACACGAATCGTCGGTCGGGGCTGGGGTCGGATCCTCCAAGGTGACCAATAGGTCGAGGACCGTGGGCGCGGTCGCTGCAACGGCCAAGTACACCGTTCCGGGGCCTACCCCTCGCGCGAAGGCGTGCGCCTGCTCGGCGCTGCTGCACACGATCTCGTCGCTGGCTGCCGAGCACGGCGACTGCCACAGGGCGAGGGATGGATTGCCGATGCCGTCGATGGACACGGCCCGCGCGTGAACGTCTTTCGGGCTGGGTAAGTCGATCTGATACACCAGCTCGCCCGTGGACTTTGGGCACTCGCTGGCGAGGTCGTCGAAGGCGCCCACGACGTAGGTCGTGTGGTTCACGCCCGGCGTGATGGGCACCGCGGTCCCGCAGGTTTCTTCGGTCGGGGGCGTGGAAGCGGGCAGAAAGGTCACCTTCACGTCGACGGTCGCGGCTGCGTCGCCGAACAACAGGATCGCCTGAGGCCCGGGGGGCAGAGTTCGCAGCAGCAGTCGCGCGACTTGCCCCCCCAATGCCGACTCGACCGATTGATGACACGCAAACTCGCCGCTCGGCGATCCACATTGATTGGTGGCGGCGAGAGCGAGTTCGGCGCCCTGGCTCGTAGCGACGATGTCGACGTCGCGCGCTGGCCCCGGAGGGACGATCACCGCGAGGACGGCGTCCCGACTCGTGGCGCCGAGAGTCGAGCAGGTCGCCGCGAAGTCCGCGTCGAGCCCCGCCAGGCTCAGGCTGTACTGACCGCTCGCGGTGATTTCGAGGGGTTCGACGCAGTCGTCGTACTTGGGGACGACGCAATCGCTTTCGTCCACCTGCTGATCGCAGTCGTCATCCACCTCATTGCCGCAGACTTCCTCGATCTTGCCTGAGACTTCGGCGTTGGTGTCGTTGCAGTCCGTGCCACCGCAGCCCCAGTCTGGATCGCCGTCCTCGTCCGCATCCCGCTTGTCGTGCGCACAGGTCTGCGTTGCTTCGATGCAGCGATCGATGGTGCACGTGGTGTTGTCGCTACACGCCACGGGCTGCCCCGGGCGGCAGCCCAACTGCGGGTCACAGATCTCACTGCCGTCGCAGTGAACGTCGTTCTGGCAGGGCGTCGGGTCGGGAGTGTGCCGGCAGCGTTTGACGGAAAGGTCGCATTCGTCGAAGGTGCAGTCCACCTCGTCGTCACACTGCTTGTCGTCCTCGCAGGGCGCCCCCAGGATTGGACCGCCGTCGACTGCCCCGGTGCCGCCACCGCCTTCGCTTCCAGCGTCCTCATTCCCTGGTTTGGAGAACGGGCTGTCGACGCTCGAGTCGCAACTGGCGAGCCACGAACCCACCAGCAGCAGGAGCACGATCAGAGCGAAGCGCCGCATGACCGGCTCATCCTAGCCCAGCACCCTCGATTGTCGCGCTCCGAGCGCCGGGCGACGCCAGTCTCACCCGGAGGGCACGGCACAAAGCCGCGGGATTTCGGCGCGAAGCTCGAGCACTGGGTCGTAGCGGTCGTGGCGGGCTCATGGCATCATGCTCGGGCACGTGTCCAACGATCGCCTGACCCGCCAAGAGTTGTCGTGGCTTCTCGCGCAAGAAGCCCGCGGCGCCGCACGCGCCTTGCGCGAAGGCGTGACCCTGCTCTCGCAACCACCGCCCGCCGGCGAACCGAAGCCCGAGGTATCCACCAGTCTCGACGCGTTGGATGACGCGATCAGCCGGCTGGGCGAGCTACAGCTGGGAACCGCTTCCAAAGCGCGACGCGGGCGCATCGACTTGGCGGCACTACTTTGCGAGATCGCGCCCCACGCTCGCATCGCCATGGAGCCCGGTGCCGGCGTCGAAGTCATGGGTGAAGAGGGCGAGATGCGACGCATGCTTCACCTGCTCGTCAGTCAGACGAATGCGTCCGGAACGTCGGGCGCAGTCGGGGGCTCGGACGTCGAGATCCGCCGCCAGGGCACCTGGGTGAAAGTCAGCGTCGATCTCGGGCCCGATGCCTCACCCACCGCTGAGATCGAACGGCGCTGGCTGTCTCGCATGGCAACCCGCCACGGCGGCCGCCTGGAACTCGAAGGCGGCGTGCAGACCATGTGGCTGCCCGCAGATGATGCCGGCAACGAAGTCGCGGAACTGAAGCGCGAGCTGGAGCAAGCGCAGCAGCTGGGAGAAGCCTATGCCCGGGAACTGGCTCAGGTGTTCTCCTCGGGCACACTGACTTCCGCGCCACCGCCTCCCCTCGAAGCGGGCGAAGCGGGGCACGCGCTAGAAGCCGTCGTTGGCGCCGTCGCCGCGATGGAGCGTCTGATGGGCAGTCTGCTGGACGGTGTTCGCAGCGACTTGAACGAACCGGACGCCCAAGAACGGATACAGAAGCGCTTATCGGCGGCCGGCGACTTGCTGGGTGAACTAGGCCACGTGGCCGTTTGCCCCCTGACCGACGACACGGATCACGTGGATGCCGCTGCAATCGTTGCTGAGGTGGTCCAAGAACAAGAAGCGCGCGCAGCGCGTGTCGGCGTCAAGCTCCACACGGTGTTGCCCGACGTTCTGCGGCTGGAAACTCGCCCGGGCGTGCTCAAGAGTGCGGTGCACTGCATGGTGGATCATGCCCTCGCGGCCAGCCCGCGGGGTGCACAGGTGGACGTCCTGCTCTCCGCGGAGCTGCCTTTCGACCTGCGCGTCATCGACGGCGGACCGCTCGTGCCCGAGCCGGCGCGGGAAGACTTGCTCCGACGCCGCCTCGATCCGAGTTCCCTGGGTCGCCCTGACGGGGTCGGTCTGGTAGTCGCCCACTGCGCCGCGGGCGTGCTGGGGGGCCGATTGAGCGTGGGGGAGGCCGCCGGCCGCGCCGCCCTCGTCTTGCGCCTCTAGGAACGGAGCCTCCGCGGCCGACGGGACGGGACGGCGGACAGCAGATACCGGGCGGCTGCAGCGCTCAAAAATGGGAATGCGCCCGGGATCGGCTATGATGCCGTCATGCGAATATTGGTCGTCGAGGACCAAGACTCGATCCGCCGCATGATCGAAGCCCTGGTGCAGGCGCGCGGCTACGCGGTCACGGCCGTGGCCAATGGTGCCAAGGCCATCGATGTCGCCACCACCGACCCACCAGACCTGGTGCTGCTCGATCTGATGCTCCCCGGCCAATATGACGGATTCGAGGTGTGCCAGCGCCTGCGCTCGGACCCCACGACCCGCACCCTGCCGGTGGTGATCATCAGCGCCTTGGACGATCCCGAATCCCGCGCGCGTGCGGCCGAAGCGGGCGCGAACGCCTACTACACCAAGCCGTTCTCGCCGATCGCGCTGCTCAAGGAAATCGAGCGGCACAAGAAGGGATGAGGCTTCAGAGCAGGTTCAGGAAGGACTTGGCTCGTTCGCCGGCCGCGTCCATCAGCGACCTGGCTTCCTGAGCGGGGATGCGCAAGCGCTCGCAAAGCTCGTCCAACAGCTCTTTCTCTTTCTCGTGCTGTTCGCCGTCGATGTAGGTCAGCAGCACGGCGTGCTGCAGCAGCACGCGACGATCGTCATAGCTGAGGTCCGTGAGCGGAACATCTTCGATCGTTCTCGGTTGCTCGGCGTACTTGCGCACCTCCGCAACCTCACTTGGCGTTGCCTCGAAAGCATCGAGCAGTGCCTCGATGACCTCCTTCTCTTCCTCAGCCACGTGGCCGTCGGCCCACGCCACGCTCACCAAGCTCTTGAGAATCGCCAGATTCTGGTCGTGCATGACCCAAGACGGCCACAGCCCGCAGGCGCTGTCAACGTGCGAGCAGAGTGACCCGCACGCGCCGACCGCCTGCCGGGGGTGTCAGACGCGAAGCGGAAACCGGGATCGTCAGCCAGCGTTTGGAGCGCGAACTCTTGACGGTGACCTCCAGGGCCTCACCGCAAGGCAGATCCGCCAGGCGCGCCTCGCCTTCGGGGCTTCGCTGGGCGGGGATCCGAATCCGTTCCGGTCCCCCGTGAGCGACGATCTCCGCATCGCTAGGAACCTCGCGAAGGCGTACCTCTGCGCGACACCCCGCACGCTCGACGAGCGTCGTACTCAGCTCGCTCACCCGCGCGCGCGGCGCTCCAGCACCCGCGACCAGGGTGGGCGCGCCGGTGGTGGGCAACGCGGAAGAGCCCGCAACCCCTACTGCCACCAGCAGAGCGAGAGCACCGACGAGGGGCCGGGGTGAACCCGGCGCTCGAACGCGTGCTTCGCTGACGTCGCAGGACTCGACCGCTACGGGTGGCGGAGTGAGATCCACCGCAGGCGGCATGCCCGTCGCGTCGACCCCCGCGAGTTCCTTGAGGCTTCGACATAGATCCTCGTCCTCGGCGATGTCCTCGACGCGAAAGCTGCTGAGCAACTCGCTGACGTCGCTACGACGGGCAACGACCTGGGACACGGCGGGTTCCACCATCGGCGGCAAGGGCGTGGGCAGCCGCTGCAAAGTGCCCTCGAAGCGGAAGCGTTCCTCTTCGTCTTCTTCGTCGACTACCGCAAGACCGTCCCAGGACGACAGCGCACTTTGTGCCCAGTCGTCGTCCCAGCTGAACGATCCTTGGGGTTCCGGCGTCTCTTCCCACGCCAGAGCGGCCCGGTCGACGTCGTCCTGCTCCCACGCGAAGAACGCATCGGCATCGCCTGCGTCCTCGCCGCCGCTCGCACCGAGTTCTGGCTGAGAGGGCGCCGTAGAGGGGAGCGCGCAGACCGCTTGCGCGCTCGCCGCCACGCAGTCGCGTGCGGGCGCCGGCTCGTTCGCGGCCTGCCCCAAGGCGACGAGGTTACCCAGGGCATCCTCACTCAGATCGAACGCGCCCTCGGCAGTGACGAGCTCGAACACTGGGTGGTCTTCGCTCGGCTCGACCGCGTCCTCGAGTTCGTCCTCGTCCGCGGCGAACTCGAGTGCATCGTCCTCGTCCTCCAGGAATTCGAAGGCCTCGTCCACCGCCGGCTCGGACGCGCCGAGGTCGCCGCCAAGCTCACCCACATCGTCATTCGCGACCAGCTCGAAGGCACCTTCGGCGGTGACGAACTCGACCCGGTGCGCCGCTTCGGCACTGGTGCCGAAGGACACCGTGGCGGGTGAGCTCTCAGCCACCGGCTCCAAGTCCGTTTCTCTCGCAGGCTCGACGCTTTCGACTGCGATCGTCGGCTCGACGCTTTCGACTGCATTCGTCGGCTCGACGCTTTCGACTGCGATCGTCGGCTCGACGCTTTCGACTGCATTCGTCGGCCCGACGCTTTCGACTGCGATCGTCGGCTCGACGCTTTCGACTGCATTCGTCGGCCCGGGGCCTTCAGCCGCAATTCCTAGCGCGATCGCCGACTCCAAGCTTTCCGTCAGCTGCGCTGGTGCGGGAATTTCTTCCACCGTCGCTGGCTCTGGCGACGCTTCAATCACCGTCGGCGCTCGCTCGGTCGCGTCGTCGGCGACGTGAAAGAGGGTGGGCGTCGCGCCCGGACCGTCGGCCCAAAGCGTTGGCTGAACCAGTGGCACGATTGGCGTCAGATCGGTGGAAGCGAGTGAGTCGTACTCGACGAGTTCCTCCCCGTTCCCCGCTTGCGTGACCACCGGCTCGGCGGGTGCGACCGGAGCCCAGCTGCCGCCACCGAAACCGTCGAGGCCCAACTCTCGCAGCGCCACCACCGTCTCCGGTGCGGTGTGGGGTTCCGGCGCGGGGCCTTCAGCGCCGGACGGCGTCGCAATCTCCAGATCAGGAACGTCGTAGGCCGCCGCGGTCTCGACAACCGGACTGGGCGTCGGCGAAAACACCACCTCTACGAACTCGTCCACGTCGGCGACGGCAGCCTGCCGGGCGCAGGTGGTGACGTCGTCGGCATCCACGCTGTCGTCTGCCGCCGTCGGCAGTGGCGACGCGCTGCAAAGCGCGTCGATCGATTCGTCGACTGGGCCTGCGTCCGTGCTGGCGTCCGCCATCACGACCCACTGCGCGAATTGGTCGCGCGCTGCATCGTGGTGTCCGTCGTCCACCGACTGGACTGGCACGACGTTGGAGGCGACGACAGGCGGGGGCACCCGTCGGGGCGCGTCGTCGAGGGTCACCACGCTCGTCGCTGGACTCGATGACGGTCGTGGTGCAGCTTCGGTGCTGGAGTTTTCGCCCACTGGCGCGCCGTCGTGGTTCGCGGCGATTGCGGGCGCTTCGTCCTCGTCGTCCGAGAAGTCGAGTTCGCCAGCCTCTCGCGCTCGTTGCGTGTCGCGGTGCAGTCGCGCGAGTGCGCGACGCCCGGCTCCACGGTTCACGGGAATGAGGGATGCCTCGATCTCGCGGACGAGGGCGTCGAGACCCGCCGGCTGGCGCCGCCGCGAGATGCGCAACATCGTGCCCGAGACCGAACTCGACTCGATCAAGAGCTCGCCAAAGAGCCTGCGGACGGACGCTTCAGCCGTCGTTGCGTCCGTCACCGACCCGCCACCGATGCGCACGCTGCCATCCGACCGAAGCTCGACGTCGCGCAGCGTGACCCGGCGCTGGCTGCTGGCGCTCTGCTCCGCAACGGCGAGCGCCAAGTAGCCGCTTACTTCCGAGGCCAGCAGCGCTGACCGTGCTCGCGCCGCGCCCAGTACCTCTCGCAGTGAAACACTCATGCCTCTCCTCCGCGAACCAACACGCCGTGGGCGCTCAGGAACCGCTTTGCCTCGTGAATCGAGTAGATGCCGTCGTGAAAAATCGATGCCGCCAGGGCCGCGTCCGCACCGCCTCGAGTCAATCCTTCGAACAAGTGCTCCAAGGTCCCGACGCCGCCGGAAGCGATCACCGGAACCGGAACGTGATCGACGACGGCCCGCAGCAACTCGATGTCGTAGCCAGCCTTCGTGCCGTCACGGTCCATGCTGGTCAGCAAGATCTCGCCGGCTCCCAGCTCGGTACAGCGCGTTGCCCACTCGACGGCGTCCAGCCCACGGGCCTTGCGTCCACCATGGGTGTAGACCTCGAATCCGCCGTCCGAGCGCCGCTTGGCGTCAATGGCAACGACGAGAACCTGCGAGCCATAGGCAGCCGCGATCTCTTCCAACAACGCCGGACGTTCGACTGCAGAAGTGTTCACGCTGATCTTGTCGGCCCCGGCATTGAGCAGATCGCGCACGTCCTGCAGTTCGCGAATGCCACCACCCACGGTCAGGGGCGTGAACACCACGCTCGCGGTGCGCTCCACTGCAGCAAGGAGCGCTCCTCGTTGCTCGTGAGACGCGGTAATGTCCAGGAACGTGATCTCGTCTGCGCCTTCCTGGTCGTAGCGGGCCGCCTGCTCCACCGGGTCACCGGCGTCGCGCAGGGCGACGAAGCCCACGCCCTTCACGACGCGCCCATCGCGCACGTCGAGGCAGGGAATGATGCGTTTGGCGAGCATGAAACGGCTGCCTTCGGCCTTACCGGAAGCCACGTCGCTGGGCCAAAGTCCCTGCAGGGGGCACCATCGCCCGGCCCGTCGGCCGAACTCGTATTTTGGCGCCGAACTCGGCTATCGTTCCGGACTGATGCCGCGCTGTCCCCGCTGCGGTCGCCCGGCCGACGGCCTCTGCGAAGTCTGTCGCGGCGGGAAGACACTGTTTCTCGGCTCGATTCCGGCCGAACCGGTTCCGTCCGCTCCCGGCGCCGCCGCGGAGCTGGAACGCAGAGAGCAGGTGGTGACCCCCCCCACGGTGCGCAGCGTCTCCGAGCAACCTCGCCCTCGCCCTGAACCCGCCCCGATCGCGGAGCCCCCACGGCGCGCCAAGGGACTCGACGAACGCTTGAGCGTCGGGATTCGACTGTCGACCACGCTGCGCAACTTGGTCGCGCGAGCACCCCAAGCTCACGACGGCTCGCGCTCTGCCTCCTCGTCCAGGGGCATCTGGATCGCGCTCCTGATCGGCATCGTCGCTGGGCTCGCTACCGTTGCGGTCTGGTGGGCATGGCCGAGCCGACGCTCGGGGGTGGTACGCGTGGCCAAGGACGGATCCCAGATCGCCGACCTGCGGTGTTCGCGCTGCGACGATGGTACGGTCGTCCGGATAGGAGAAGCACGCGCCACCATCCACGACGGACGCGCACGCCTCGCGCTCGCGTCTTCCTTGGCACCGACGACCCGGGAGTTGGTGGTGGAAGCCGCGTCGCCCTCAGGGCGAAGCACCAATCTGGAATTCGACGTCCGAGTCTGCGGACGGCTGTCGCCGGATCTCTCGACCCTCGCCGAAGACGACCCGGCGCTGGCTGTGGTAGTCGAGGTGCCCGTGGGCGCCAGCGTGATCGTCGACGGCGTCGCGTTGTCCTTGGACGCCGAGGGCCGGGCTCGCCACCGCGTTGCCCTGGCCGACGAACTGCTCGGCGATCGAGGCACGCTGCAACCCTTGCGCCGGTCCCTACCCTTCACCCTGTCCGCCGTGGAGTGCGGCGACCAGGCGGGTCAATTCGTAATTGAACTGCCGATCGTCCCGTTGCGCGTCACCGCGCCAAGTGCGAGCATCACCCTCGACCGAGCGACGTTCATGCTCGCAGGCAAGACAGAACCAGGCGCCACCGTGACCGTCGAGGGACGCAAGATCGCCCTCAATGACCGCGGGGAGTTTGCGCAGAAGATGACGATCTCCAAATTGGGGGAACGCGTCATCACCGTGCGCTCGACGGTTCCCGGACGAGCGCCGCGCTTGGTTCGCCGCCGCATTCGACGCGTGGCGAACCTGGAGCAGGAAGCCCTGAGCAGCGCGCGCTCGATCCCTTCGTCCCTGGACGAAGTCTCGAGTCAGGGTGGACCGAGGAGCGGCGCGCGCTTCGCGCTGCGCGGCAGCGCCAAAGAAGTCGGCGTGGTGGGCCACGGAACGCACCTGGTGATCAAGACTGACAGCTGCTCCTTGGCGAACTGCGACGTCGGAGTGCAGTTCGGCGGCTCTACGGACGTGGCTGTCGGCGAACAGGTGCTCGTCATTGGACAGTGGGCCGACGATGCCGACAGCGCTCGCAGTTTGACCGCGGAGCTAATCGCACCCCTTGGTCGCGGGAGCACGCGGTGAGCGAAGAGCGCGACACCGCGAAGGACGCCACCGAGGCGGACGCCGCGCCCGCGAAGGACGCCACCGAGGCGGACGCCGCGCCCGCGAAGGACGCCACCGAGGACACCGCGCCCGCGGAGGACGCCACCGAGGCGGACGCCGCTCCCAGGAAGGACGCGGGCTCGTCCGAAGCCGCGTCGCCGAGCGTGGGAACGAACGGAAGCGCGACAGCTGCGATTTCCGATGAGATTCCAGACGACGCTGTCGCACCCGGCACGTCTCGCGTGAAGACGCTGGTCATCCCCGACTCGGTGCCCCCGGCCGCGGACAGCAAGCCCGCGGACAGCAAACCGGCCAAACCCGTCCCCGCCACGACTGCGGACGTGCCAAGTGCGGAGGCTGCCCTATCGGTGCCGCCGCCTGGCGGCGCGCCCGAGACCTGTCGCGCCTGCCAAACCATCAACGCGACCGAGGCGAAGTTTTGCAGCGAGTGCGGCGCGCGCTTGCGATTGCCCGAGAGCTTGACCGACCCAGGCCCCGTTCCATCGAAGCGCGACGCCCTGGCCATCACGGTTCCGGGCGAGATCTCCGTGGCCGAGACGGGACACGTCGCCGACCCACTGATCGGCGTCGTGATCGCCGGGCGCTACCGCATCATCGAACCGCTGGGACGTGGCGGCATGGGCGTCGTCTATCGCGTCGAACACGCGCGCATCGGCAAGTTGATG is a genomic window of Polyangiaceae bacterium containing:
- the hisF gene encoding imidazole glycerol phosphate synthase subunit HisF, producing MASGKAEGSRFMLAKRIIPCLDVRDGRVVKGVGFVALRDAGDPVEQAARYDQEGADEITFLDITASHEQRGALLAAVERTASVVFTPLTVGGGIRELQDVRDLLNAGADKISVNTSAVERPALLEEIAAAYGSQVLVVAIDAKRRSDGGFEVYTHGGRKARGLDAVEWATRCTELGAGEILLTSMDRDGTKAGYDIELLRAVVDHVPVPVIASGGVGTLEHLFEGLTRGGADAALAASIFHDGIYSIHEAKRFLSAHGVLVRGGEA
- a CDS encoding SRPBCC family protein; its protein translation is MMWRVVWRRSGQAMILAAAAFARPVQAQVAAENPTIAVADGAEQTAPPAAPRIAPARAGFIRSRLAPRAGLRSDELRELEAGAVVSRPMQWQPNDESRFVGGVSYVVVDAPPEVVLRQLSDYAALKHVLPRTRRSAVIARKKGQAVVELEQGNSLVSATYSVVIARQGSQVRFWLDASRPHDIKDTWGYFRAEPIDGRRSLVTVAALVDLGPGLARMLFESRVQNLVLATPARIREHVELPKFANK
- a CDS encoding response regulator codes for the protein MRILVVEDQDSIRRMIEALVQARGYAVTAVANGAKAIDVATTDPPDLVLLDLMLPGQYDGFEVCQRLRSDPTTRTLPVVIISALDDPESRARAAEAGANAYYTKPFSPIALLKEIERHKKG
- a CDS encoding ABC transporter permease subunit, whose protein sequence is MLRRVLVISENTYREAVRARVLHGLFGLALATAGYALVVGQFALKDSLRVVSDLGSASISFYAVIVAIVIGATSLYRELELKTLFPILARPLSRTEYLVGKYLGTVLTLAVFVAANAGALLIALAMLVGANAALALGAGLGASLLFAGLAYKLPRWRTLMPVPWAATLLVLGYVLAVGAGDDRRVVLGTAALAVCEVAVVAAIATLFSSFSSPFLTGVLTLGIFVVGRSADTLARLPERVFGTTLHDLGAALSKVVPNLMLYAPPRPLLTGEDPSHSLGGYIGLAAVQAVAWAALLLALASWVFRRRDFA
- a CDS encoding DUF533 domain-containing protein, whose protein sequence is MHDQNLAILKSLVSVAWADGHVAEEEKEVIEALLDAFEATPSEVAEVRKYAEQPRTIEDVPLTDLSYDDRRVLLQHAVLLTYIDGEQHEKEKELLDELCERLRIPAQEARSLMDAAGERAKSFLNLL